CTGCCAGACGTCGATGAACATCAGCGTCGGCAGCGACTGGCTGACCGAGCCGAGGAACTCCTGCGGGGGCAGGCCGACGGAGTCGAGCAGGTGGTTGGCGATGCCGTTGGTCGGGTCGAGGATGAGCAGCCACAGGATGCCGATGGCCACCGGCGTGGTCAGCAGCGGGATGATCAGCAGGGTGCGCACCCAGCGCATGCCGCGGAACGCCTTGCGCATGAGCATCGCGAGCGCGAGGCCGAGCACCGTCTCGACGAGCACGGCCCCGATCGTGAACACCACCGTGCGCTGGACGGCAGGCCAGAAGCGCCGGGAGTCCTCGATGGCGTCGGTGAAGTTCTGGAAGCCGACGTAGTTGCGGTCCGCGTTCACGGCCCCGAAGGCGTCGGTGAAGCTCAGGTTCAGGGTGAAGACGAGCGGGAAGACGATCATCGACCCGACGAAGACCAGCGCGGGCGCGAGCATCGCCCACTTCAAACGCCGGTTGGCCTGCTCGAACGTACGGGGGCCGCGCTCGCGGGACGCCCGCGCGCCGCGCCCGCCGGTGCGGCCCGGCCCGTGCCCCGCGGTCCTTGCGGCCTCGCGGGCTCCGGCGGCCTCTGCGGTTTTCGAGGTGGGCATCAGCTCTCCCGGTGGCGGTTGTCGCGGACGAGGAAGTCGGCGAACTCGGCGTCGGCGTCCCGCGCGACGGGCGGCACCGACTCGCCGAGGATCCCGGCCACGAGCGGGCGGCCGACGATGTCGCGGGCGCGGCTGACCTGGAGCACGTCGGGCCGGTCGTGGCCCAGGCCGCGTTCCGTGCTGACCCGCATGGTCTCGGCCAGCTCCGCGGGGAAGGCGCCGAGCGTCGCCTCGTCGGACCACGCCGACTGGCGGGCGCCGGGGATGCCCTCGGCCTGCAACGCGGCGACCATCTCCGGGCTGGACGCCCAGCGGATGAACTCCCACGCCTCGTCCCGCAGCAGGGAGAACTCGTTGATCCCCAGGCTCCACGACGGGATGTTGTGCGGCCTCGATCCGGCGGGCCCGGCGGGGAACGGCGCGAAGCCGACGGTGTCCCGCACCGTCGAGACGCCCGGGTCGAGGAAGTTGGTGTAGATCGCGTCGGCGTCGATGTAGAACGCCGCCTTGCCCTGGGCGAAGATCGGCATGGCCTGTTCGAGGCTCATGTTGGTGGCGCCCGGCGGGCCGGTGCGCGCCAGCAGCCTGCCGTAGAACTCGTAGGCGGCGACGGCCTCGGGCGTGCCGATGCCCGACCGCCCGTCGACGGTG
Above is a genomic segment from Streptomyces marincola containing:
- a CDS encoding carbohydrate ABC transporter permease, yielding MPTSKTAEAAGAREAARTAGHGPGRTGGRGARASRERGPRTFEQANRRLKWAMLAPALVFVGSMIVFPLVFTLNLSFTDAFGAVNADRNYVGFQNFTDAIEDSRRFWPAVQRTVVFTIGAVLVETVLGLALAMLMRKAFRGMRWVRTLLIIPLLTTPVAIGILWLLILDPTNGIANHLLDSVGLPPQEFLGSVSQSLPTLMFIDVWQWTPMMTLLLLAGLSTLPEEPEEAARVDGANGWQRFRHVILPMLIPTLATALVLRAVDALKTFDILYATKGPGGGSDFEVETLNVYAYGLTFDYQEYGLASAVLVLFTLFIIAVVVLLRRRAGRKSA